The sequence below is a genomic window from Nitrospira sp..
TAATAGGCGGCGATCTACAGTCCCGCTATTACCGGGGAGTTTCTCTAGATCAGCCCTATTGACCAAGTTCCTAACGCATGCGGACTGCTGTGCTCGAAGAACCACAGAAATACTCTATAGGCCCTCCCCCTGGAACGGTCACTTTTTGACCTTCCCTCCGATTCCATCTTGTTCCTCCTTGTATAGGTGTCGCTGAAATCGAGGGAAGGTCATCGCTCTATCAAAAAGCGGAGGGCTCACAAGTCTTTAGCTATCGCATGGTGACGATGAAAATGCGGGACAGGTATTAAAACAGGAGTGAGAGGGTAAGTAGAAAATGAGCGAGTGTCAGGGTTTGGCTTGCGGAGGCATGTATTTGATCATCTCGTCGGCTAGGTCCTTGGCGATTTGTTTGAGGCTCGGCTTGATGAACATGTAGCTGTTGGACCGCTCGTGGCGCGCTTTCCAGACTGTCGTGCCAGTCGTAGCATCGACCAGCCTTAAGCTCAGCCCAACTCGCCCGACGTTATCGCCTTCTTTCCGCACATATTCCCAGGAATTGACCCTGACGACCAGAAATGAATCGACATTGAGGGATTTCCCGAGATTGACGGCGGAGTCTTTGTCGGATTGACCGGTCATCTCGAGGCGGGAGAAATAGAACACGAGTGAATCGAACGCTTCTTTGGAAGCCTGAAAGATATCCGTCACGTTTTCCGGCGAGACGACCCGTTCGATGCGTCCTTGCCGGGTGAGTGCGACGGCCAAGACCTCCTGAATGTCTTCGCGGGCGCTGTCGTATTGACTCGACATCGGTGGCAACACGGCGATGCTCTGCGGTCTGAATACCCTGCTGCCGGGGCCTTCCCACACTTCCTGTAAGCCTCCACAGCCACTGAGGACCAGAATAAGGCCGAGGACAGCTACGAATTGCGTGTAAGATCGAGACAACATAAGTCTAGTATACCATCAGAAAGTGAAAGAAATGGAAGCAGAAACTAAGGCGCCTTTTTCGCGGAAGTCATATCCTCCCCCGGCATCGGCGCGAAACATAAACCACCGTAAGCCTAACCCTGCAGTTGGGACGAAAGGGGTGGACGCGTCCTGCATATTTTTGAACGTTCCGATTCTGAACGATAGAAATTCAGACAAGATCGTTTGCTCAAGTCCCAAGCTCAAGAGCTGACTTTTCACGCCAGGCACAAAAGTTTTGTTCGACGTGACATCCACATCAGCTGTAAGGGTCAAGGATGAGTAGGGGTTCATTGCGACACCTGCCCGGACTTGCGGATCCAATTTTAACTCCTCACCACCCGCAGCATCGAATGTCGGTGTATTGATATCCTTCGCGACGATCCCAAACCTGATCAACGACGAGGGGCGATAGATGGCTCCGATATCGATGCCATAGGTAGTAGAGATGGTCGGTTTGCCGAAGTGATCGGTCGTGCTGACACCGCTTCCGCTCTGGAGGTCGGTCGAACCATTGTATGACGCGCCCTGAATAACCTTCGCGGTAATTCCGATCGCAAACGTTTTATCTGAAAAGGCATAAGCATAGGAAAATGCCAATTGCCTGGCCTCGAGACCGCGCAGGGCCATCTGGCCCGCGACGCTGATGGGCGTGCCGAGTCCGCCTGGTTGGGTTGCCTGCACCGGTGTCGAGACAAATCCGCCGCCGGTCGCGACGTCTGAGAGGTTGAATCCAAACGCATGTTCACCCAGGTGTCCTTTTACATATAAGCCGGCGGATCCATTGACCGAGATTGCCGCTCCCGGTTGATTGATACGATCGGCGATATCTTGAGCCTTGGCGAGATTGATCGAAGAGGTGTCACTGGTGTTGAATTTTTCCAGGTCGTTCAGCGCATCGCCCAAACCAAGGCGATCGATTGCCAGTCCCCCTCCTTGGGCACGGATATCCACGGTCTGGGTCATGGCCAATCCGGCGGGATTCCAATACGTCGCAAGGGCATTTGTGGTAACGGCAACGCCGGCGCCGCCCATGCCCATGGCACGTGGACCTGAGATGACAAATTCTGCAGCGGATACCTGAGACGGTAGCGCTGAGGTAGCCAGCAATACGGCTATGCGAATCGATGGCGACCAGCGCATGTCAAATCCTTGGACAGAGCTAACGTAGCGAGTCTAGAGAAGGAACGGTTGTTCGTCAAGGATTGCAGCCGTTCCGACTCATTCCACGACGGTCTGACGCACGACAAGAGACCGCAAGCCGCCTCACCACATCGGGAACAGGTAAGTCTAAGGGGGAGGTGATAAAGAGGTCCGCTCAACTCAGGCGATCTGCCCGTCCTGCATGTGAATGATGCGGTCGGATTGAGCGGAGAGTTTATCGTTATGGGTCACGATCACGAACGTC
It includes:
- the traF gene encoding conjugal transfer protein TraF, which gives rise to MRWSPSIRIAVLLATSALPSQVSAAEFVISGPRAMGMGGAGVAVTTNALATYWNPAGLAMTQTVDIRAQGGGLAIDRLGLGDALNDLEKFNTSDTSSINLAKAQDIADRINQPGAAISVNGSAGLYVKGHLGEHAFGFNLSDVATGGGFVSTPVQATQPGGLGTPISVAGQMALRGLEARQLAFSYAYAFSDKTFAIGITAKVIQGASYNGSTDLQSGSGVSTTDHFGKPTISTTYGIDIGAIYRPSSLIRFGIVAKDINTPTFDAAGGEELKLDPQVRAGVAMNPYSSLTLTADVDVTSNKTFVPGVKSQLLSLGLEQTILSEFLSFRIGTFKNMQDASTPFVPTAGLGLRWFMFRADAGGGYDFREKGALVSASISFTF